In Sebastes umbrosus isolate fSebUmb1 chromosome 15, fSebUmb1.pri, whole genome shotgun sequence, the genomic window AGTCTTGAGTCTATATTGGCTGTACAGGCTACAGTCCAGTTTTGGTCACAACAAAGGTTAATGTAGGTTTGTCCtcttctgtttcctgttttgcaGCCTTTGATTCCGATTTGTGTccattgtttttgttcttcattGTGTAGAGAAGAGTTTCTGTAATGGTTTATCGGTTCTTCAGTACGATGGTGTCTGAGAATGGCTTTCTGTTGGTCTCAGGTTTCTGCAGGAAACACATTTACTGTCATTGTTGCGacataaaccccgacagggggTTGCGGGCATCTTCTTGCATCGccttgaaggggtttatttcacaacaatgacccgctagctacaaagccatgtaataaaggacagtaatggtacgtgtccacaggatttgtcctttccacgcttcccattcattgtctatgtaagcagccgtgtaatgcattctggtagcatggCGGCGCAATTCAAGAGCTgggggcgtcacgttggccaCTCCTCATATGCATAAGACTGAGGTTTAGgacactttatgcaaatcagggggcATCCGGCACGACTCACTGCCTCTGGAAatcgttgtcgatctaaaatagagacagattcagcaactgcacggcttatttctcgcaaaacatgttttcagaagaacatttcggtgaactatttttgtaatatgAGAGAAGagagtttccaaacgagccgccatgttggttccggtttgaaagctgggagcagcagtcCAAGAGTGAAAGCGTCCGTCCAATCAGGTGTCctgtggcagcccatcaagcgtccaatgctgggaagcgaggcgaccccttgtggacacgtaccgtcaGAGTTCAGATATTGTGAGGACTGGAAACAAAAGTACTTAACAGGTCAAAATATCTATAGTCattaaagtgtttgttttgtgttattctcactttttttttttcttattcctaACTGACAGTTTTCTAGACTCCATCCTCCATAGCTACTGTTGCTACCCCTGTTAAGCTTTCCATTTTAGGACTGCAGAAACTGCAGTATACAATGATAATGATGGCAGATTTACTGCTCAAAtttcttattcattttttaaacaatgggtccttgatttcagagagagagcgacaaaAGCAGGCTTTTCATTTCCAGGCGAGGAATTAACATCTGTGGTTAGCAGATTGTATCGGCTGTAGCTAGCTATCTAATTACCTCTAAGTCCCTGAGTTGGCTGAAAAGTCTCTGAAAAGTTTCTCTAGCTTTACTTTTTGTTTCCAGCAGGCTCATTTTAAAACGAGAAACCTATGAAAGAATTTTAAATATATGCTTTATGACTATGGACATGATATAATGCTTAACGACTAAAGCGAAGAGATGATCACCCTAAAGTCTTAAATTAATGAAGAGATGGTCCCTTGAGGAtaagatgaaaatgtgtttgtgttcgcAATTCAGGTTGTTGCAGATGCATAATAACAACATGGACCAAAGAAAATAGCCTAcaaatatatattagggctgtcaatcgatttgaATCGTAATTAATgcctgattgtccatagttaatcgcgattaattgcacattttttatctgttcaaaatgtaccataaagggatttttgtcaagtatttaatactcttatcaacttgggagagggcaaatatgctgctttatgaaatacatgtatatattaatattggaaatcaattaacaacacaaaacaatgacaaatattgtccagaaaccctcacaggtactgcatttagcacaaaaacatggcaaactcaagccgtgttgactcgactatgacttgcctcaaactgcatgtgattatcataaagtgggcatgtctgtaaaggggagacttgtgggtaccaatagaacccattttcattcacatatcttgaggtcagaggtcaaaggacccctttgaaaatggccatgccagtttttcctagccaaaatttaacgtaagtttggagcgttatttagcctccttcaagagcttcaacaagctagcatgacatggttggtaccaatggattccctaggttttctagtttcatgatgccattatcttcactctcgcattaaaactgagtccgctacaaccgcaaaaatcgcaagttgcgttaatgcgttgaagaaatcaGTGACGTAAAAAGAAATTTgcgcagccctaatatatatagaacaaaaacattcaaaagtATTTATATGAGGTATTACataagatgacggtcaataaaGATTTGCTGTTCCTCACCTGTCCTGAGGTTCGAGGAGTTGGTTATTGCACCAGGCTAAGAAGGGCTGGTCTCAGACGTTGCTGCGCAGTAGCCCCCCCTGTGGATGCTCTGGAGTACTGCACTCTGAGGAGTTCTTGGCTTTgtccttgttgttgttgggttCGTTGTCTTTGATGATGTCATACTGACGACAAAAAAGGACGATCACCCCTGGGAGACAAATGGACATGATAATTATTTGTCAGAATAATAAGTGGACATCGAGTGGAAATAGATAAGCCAATTTCAACACTGTTTTTGCATCGAGGACACTGTAAATTTGCTGTCAAGTCTTTAAAAGGAAGTGATTAAAGCTAATAAGCTGCTGTGTTTGTTCTGTATTCAACCTTCTATAATGCTTCTTTGGTTTTCACTTCCCTGATCTTTTAAAATGTGGTTTCTAGCCCTATACACCTTGAAATATTGATACCCAGCAACACATCTCTCAACAACAAGTGGGTATTCAGGTATTCATTCTTTGATGTGCCAATAACGCAGACCGAACTGAAGTGAGACAACATGAATACGGTGAAATGCACAGACGGAGATATGAACTTGATGACAAGATAGCCATGCGAGGCCTGCCTTGAGtcaaaaagattaaaaacatggcagaggagagagagatgcagaggGGAGATAGAgaacaaacaggaaaaaaagaagaaagagaataaTTCATGACGGCGGAGGAGCGTGTGGAGGCGGGAGGAATCTGGCTGAAAACGGGCTTCAGTCTCGGCTGTTCTGCTTATGTCAGCCTCTGCTCATCTGATCACTCATACCAAAGGGCATGATGGGATATCTCACTGTGATATCCCCCAGCATGCCCCACAGGCCCAATTAAAAGCTGAAGAACACAATTCACCTTCTTCACTTCCAGTTTTCTCACCATCTTGCCCTCCTTTTTCCTCAGTTTTTCActcttttccctccctctccagctctctctttCAATCTCAGCTCTCGTCCTCTTGCAGGTAATTGTTGAGGGAGATCCAGGCCGCTCGCTGTTACTGTATATTCCATATGCAGTATTTGGGCTACATTTATATCTCATTACACTTGGTGAAGTGGGTTAGGAAGGAATATTTATagctgcgtgtgtgtctgtaaaaCAGTGCTGAGATGTACAAAAGGATAACTGCAACACAGAGCTAATGACTGGGAGGCTTAAATAAGAAGCAGAGAGTCTTGTAGTTTAAAAAAACTGTTATACAGATGCAACGGACactttactgtatgttgtgATGATGGAAATGTGACTTTGCAAGTGGctttaaaatctgtacaacACACAACATTCTCTATCCTGAGACCATCGATTTtcttatgtgtgtttgtgttctatATTTCAACTGGCTGCGAGACAAATTTCCCTTCAGGGACAACAAAGTTGAACATAATTATTTGCTGACTTCAACctcagaccatagactgtataaaatatggttgtagtctctgtgacgtcacccgtaggtttctgaagagccgttgtgaagctcaaagtggtcgtgtctagaagggagttCGCAAACTGCAAAATCTGATCCGAGATCTGCAAAAAGTctctcacgagactcgctgcccgacgacctatcctaactttaactattcaagatcaatgcctataaccttaacaatctcgcaagagtttctcCAGTTTTTTTACCGCTCAAAGTGGGCGGCTacgtccgtcgccatcttggcagtgacgacgcAGCCTAACTcccggctaatccaaaaatgggcaaaagtcggtggagctgaggcgggtccaagtgacgcagcagagcagacagctatagcagctagcgacctggtacggcacccacctgtcactcaaagcccTTACATAAACGATCTCaattatgcctaactttaagccttaaagTAATTTAAACAGGTGAGTTGTACAAAAATTCACCTCCCACACAGTTGTCATGAAGaccaaaacactttttttgttATGGCTCTAGGAGTTATATGTATTTCCGGAGATATTGAaccctaaaaatgtatttttttggtgcaaaaattacaaaattccCAGTGGCAAAAAAACTATGCAATTCTCAAAAttctgtgaaaatattttacagaatttctttttttggtaTCAAATAGCATATACATAAAGTTTGAGCAAAtactaaaatgtaaacaatgtctgatttgaCATGGAATCACTCTTTTCAGTTTCATCTCGATGTGTTGGTCACCAAACATTTTTTCATCATCTCAAAAGCATTGCAGGGGACGAAATAGtgatcagagagagaaatgacatcacaaccAGCGTAGACCCTACATAAACCCTCAGTCCGAGAGCTTATTTGCCCCAAAGACAGCGGATGCCTATGAGGTCTGCAGTGATAAATGGATGTTGCTGAAGAGGAATATTACCTGCCCACATGATGAGCACCACTACGATGATGATGAGTTCTCCGGCCCTCAGCTGAGCAGCCTGACCGACCTCCTCCATCGTCACCTCGtctggagagagaaaacacacacacacacagagtcaacAAAGTGCCACAGAGAACACTGCGTTTCGTTGTCCCatagagaaaatgtgaaattacCATCACTCTGCAGGGaaagataaaagaataaagcaGGGCGACGGGAGCAGAGGGGCCGTCTGATGTAAATTTTCCACTCTGGTCAGTGTAATTAAAGTTAAGTGAGAGCAGAGgtctgcagagacagagagagctggatctgaacCCCATCGCTCACTGTGTTTCTCTCGCTGACGGGACTCTGGCAGCTGCAGCGTTACACCAATCACAGGGTTAAAGGGTTCAACACAGTCTGGATCACAACCTGTTGCCAACAGCAGGACGGGTGCTACCCAACATTTCCCCTAGCTGGTCAAACTGGCTATAGAGGTTGCATGAATGGCATCAAGACATCACTGTCACTAAGATGTGTTTACTTGCATTCTAAGTTGGGTCTCCACAACCCACTATGTTGAAGGGGGTTGGCCTTGGAATtataatacagtaaatacagctTAATTTGACTATAACAGCTTACTGCTGCAGTTTATGGAATTGGCACAGCCAATAAAATCTCAATAAAATACCCATTTTGCagtaaaataatttatataagaCATTTCATGTGaagaaatatgaataaaacactGCAATTTATTCAACAGGAAACTAATGTTTTTATCGATGCATGGCGCATTAATTTTGATTGGCGTACTTGATGAAAACCTTGTGATAAACCGTACAGATAATTCTCACATATATCAGCAGGAGAGCAGGTTTAAACATTAACTCAACATCAAGGCTACAGCTCAAACACCAGAAACCCCCTGAAGCATTTCAAAGaagctgcttttattttgaagtataATCACATTCCAGGTTGTTTTCAAGAAGTTAGAAAACCTCATTCAAAATCCCATTTGCCAATTTGTTTTAGAGTATGGACAGTAAACCACAAGACGAACTGTGAAAAGTTTGCCTTTCTCCCTTTTCACTATAGGCCCTGTTCCTAACattaactgtgtttttgtgtctgcttAATTTCAGACAAATGTTTATTtcatacattataaattaagGGGTATAAATGACACAAGCTTGTTTGTTTTATGGGCTCATAGGAATTTTTGTTGTTCTGCATGGGACGTTGGGGTAAATCAGCTTAATCAGCAGCTAAATCAATGAAAGTGTTAACAGGTTTGCCTCATTATGTCCTCCTAGCAGGGAGGAGCTGGTCCTGTTGTAGGATGTAGGACGATAGGTAAGATAGTTCTGCAGTAAATGATATTCTGTAATATTTGGTGTGCTCATTGGTATGGATGGGTGCCCATAGAGAGATTGAGATGTCAAGAGTAACTTAGACATCTTGTATCAATGGTCCGTTTGTTATTCTGTGTGAATTTGGATGCGTGCTCGGTTTAGCTCACCCGGTACTTACAGTACGTACCTGGGCATGAGCTGGAGGGAGTTGGCAGcttgctgtgaggctgcagctttcttttgtttgggttttttttctcttcagtttAATTTCCGGGTTTCATTTTTGCCCTTTGTTTCAGTAAGCTTTTTGCTTTCTGCTTATCGACCTGGTTCTTCAACatccatttttaaaattttccTCATCTGCCAAATTATTTGGGGTGGCAGCGTTATACAAACACTTTTCAGAAAGACACATGAAATGCTGAATGGGAGATTGGATTGAGTTACAGAGAGCTATGATGTCATGATATAAGGGTTGAGTTTACTCTGAGCGTGGTCACTGtcctgtttcagtgtttctggaTGAGTCGAGGAAGATGGTGCTATAGTGGTCAGACTTCCAGCTCTCAGGTCTCTTGTTGCCATAGTGATCCCTACGAGCTGAAGCCGAGGCCTCAGGCTTGACAAAGGGGAGTATAAAGTTGGTACAGTAATAGCAGATTACATGTTTCTGCTGTGAGGGCAGACCTCTGAATAAGATAAGTTTGGGTTGGAATGACATGAAGCTGCAAGTTGACATCTACGTCTCTCAGACATGGAGGCTGTACACTGACTGGCTAGCCACGAGTATGCCCACATTCAGATGTCACCTACAGTCTCAGTGTGTGAACTGAGCAGCTGAGGTTGGTACATCACCGTGGCGAAGCTAGCTGTTGATGGTCAGTAAATCCACAATGTCTCTAAATGtgttaaaagtaaaagatgTGACACGTGGGTGTGGAGGATTTGGAGTTGTTTAAATCTTTCATGGATCTGTGCTGAGTGACAGAAGTAACGggtcaacgtatcctcacacAACGGTTCATCAAAAGGAAAATTTATTTTGTTAGTTATTtatcgtgcgttttcctacgaatgtccggcAACACGAGCGATCAGTGCATCTGTGCAAGCCTCTGTGGCAtttaggtaaaaaaatatatatacttggttgggtttaggaaaagattgtggtttgggttaaaataactacggaatcTTAGGTAGGCCTACACCAATGGATTCTATAGATGGAAGTGACCTTTACACTTACCACGACTGTGACTCAGAATTATTCCATCAATGTGGACTACCGACCCCCCAATGTATATTTGAGACATGTCACAACCGTCCCTGTACACTGGGACGGTTGTAACAGTGGAGTGACTGTACTAAAATCAATTTTGCAACCTGTTCATATTTCATAAAACCACTTAAATACATTGTATCAGGAGTTGACACATTGGAGTTTATAATATAGCAAATTGGATATTCCTGTGTAAATGTTCTTTGATTTATTGCAAAAATCGTAAAAAGTATTACAGCTGTCACTGGTCTCCTCTACGAAAGCTATGTAACAAACGAGTCAACGTTTGGATTAAAATGaatacagaagtggcgttacttagttaaagttaaaattaagtcaatgttgacttcttgtttcacacgggatacaaacAGCTGTCCGGCGTTTTTCAGATAACCTGGTTACAGTGTTTACTGTACATGACCGATGCAATAATCATAATCGGGTTATGATTAAGTTATTAGATCATTGACGAATCATGTGTCAAACCTGAGGTTAAAAACATACTCCATTACATGAGATCTACTACTGATATTGACaagtatgtatacagtacagtcATAATTGGAGCCATACTCCATATAAAATAATCTAACAATTCAATGTGGCCTGTCTCATTCACATAGGTAGGCCTATATGCTCCCACCATTCAAGACTCAAAGCTATTGTTTAGAAGACAAAGACTACTGCAGctgtatactgtgtgtactgGGAATCATCCATACCGTTCAGTGAATGCTGGAAGCTGCTGCATCGCTGTCAGAGATAAATTAAAGGTTGAAACAGCTCCAACAGTAAGGAGTCTCTGTATTGTTTTAAAAGATTGATTTAGAAAACAGCACATTTTGCAGCTCCTCGTATAATAACCAACATAACACCTCAACACCAGCCACCAAAGATTTGACTACATTATGAAAACTTCAGTGCATCGAGGACTTTTTGCAATATTCTGCTGTTATTGAATATGAGCTTCAGACAAGAGAGATATGAAGAAAGATCAACAGTCAGATAGGAACAACAGTTGTGTGTTGCGTTGCGCCTGCAGGTACTGGATGGTGTCAGGCTGATTAATACTCGCTTAGAAGGGGAGGAGAGCAGTAATGGCTGGGAGATTTAATCAGGACAGCTAATGAATGCTTCcataacacacatacacaaacacaatttGCACACAGGCAACTTCAATCAAAGTCAGAGAAAACAAAACGAGTCTGCCCCTCAACATCAAGACAAATTGTCCCGCTAAACACCTGTTCAAAATACAGCTGACTCATATTTCTGTCTAGTATTGAGTCTTAAAATCATGATTTTTCTTAACAACTACTAACTAAGAGACACCAACTAAGAGTAGATACCAAACTTGTTTATGAAGTGTATATACCGGTATGTACATAGACATAATTGGGCTAAATCCGCCCAAAAAAGCAATCGCTTTTCTTTACAAACGattcttttctcacacactatggacattttttaacGTTTATATGATCATTCCTATAGCTGGATGTATGTTTGATTCTGAAAGCATTATTTCCTCTCTATAGGCAGCAGTTTTTGCATGATGTCATGTGGCCATCAAGTACATTTGTGAGACCCCTTTTGACGGTGGCTGGGGTGTGACCCAAAGGTAGGTAGTATTGGAGGAAATAAAAACTCTTCAACCTTAGCTCTGTGACCCCACTTCCCTTgtcgggggaaaaaaaaacaactaccaGCCCAACTTACTGTGTCCTCTCCCATAGCACTGCAAAAGTTTCTTGTGACAATTCCAGCTCTGAAACAAAATTAAGACGCTAACTTAGTCCAGCCATTTCAACGAGCACACGGCATGGAGGGAGTGAGAGTTATCACCAAAACTATAGCGCCTAATTTCTTAAGCAAAAAATGCAAATTCTCCttacaaaaaaatcacatcatcacacaaGCTGTGAGCGCACTTCAGCAGAATATCGGTGTCATGACAGCTATACCTCTCCTACCACACAGAACCAACAACATTTAATAAGCCTACACATCAAATACACACATAACACAGTGCACACACAGCCAACATTAGCGATATGTGCATGTTAATGACCGTTTTCCCAAATAAACCGTAACATACACAACAGTGGCAGCAGCGGCCAGACTAATGTCAGttggtaaaaataaaatgataactgatgactttttaaatattattttttagaaTATAATATGCCCTGGTAGTTCCCCTCACGGTGCACCACGCAGCCAAGGTGCACTCtgagtagggctgggcaatatagcCAAAATCGTAAGTAtatgtaatttcatatctcgataacgatatatatcacagtatagcatgttttctggtaattttataaataaatagtctatatggaataaccacatggtaaagcctattttgtatactcctgtatgaattaaatacttgacaaaagtCCTGAGTATTTTCTCGTGAAATTAAGAACttcagtgcaaaatgaacataacattttcaagggaaaatagagaaaagaatAAATAGATATTTCCAGCTATACATTGGTTATGTTTATGTGCATACACACAAGCAATCGGATTAAGACAATAATTTGATTTTTGTTAATCACATTGAACTGACAAAACCGCAATCTTCAAATGACATTCcctcaaaatatttcatatgaGTTAGtgtgtgcttgttattatcaatttagacgaggtaattgtgtatcacgatatctcgatatatgatttcatcacgatatgataccattgaaagacgataaattatcatattgaattatcgcccagggAAGGGCAGGTGTCTTCGCTAAAGGGACTGTGAAGAATATGAGCCCGTACATGACGTAAACCCATGTGGGTATTGTGGCTGTCCAGCGGGAGCACATCTCCGTACTGCTGATGAGTCAACGGCACCGGCTACATCCGCTTCTTCCGGCAACGGTGCATTTGCCAAGTTAACGTTACGCAGGCTGTAAATTTACAGTAAAGTTAAAGTTGTATGTCCCTTATTTTTTGCCAAAGTAAAAAACACGTTATTTGACGTGCTTCCCCGTTTTGCACGGCCCCTCCCCTGTCATGAATAACGAACAGTCCCTAATGTCACCTGTCTCTTTATCACGTCGCTGCTGATGAGCGTTTAGCATGTGTCCCTCTGAAGGAGCTGCTCTCGGCACTGTAACTGGGTCGGACATGATATAATTGGAAGTACTGCGAGCCGCTCCAGATCACGGCAGCCTCTGCATTCGAGAATTAGAACGATACGTTGTATTGGAGGTGGGTGGGGGTTCTCACAACGGCAGCcatttctgcattttatttgtattaaattgTCAAATTACCATTTTCTTTGTTGTAATGAAGCATAAAAACACAGATGAAACAGTACTCTGCTGGGTTACTGCCTCTGGTTAAAAGCTGCTATTAAAATCAGTATGTACTGTACCTGCATGTATGGATGTATGTGtgtcaatatttgttttctctctgtgagCGCTCCTGTGTTAATGCATGATtgcttctgtttctgtgtgcttTTCTACTTACGTTTGTGTGCTCTTGTATGTATTGATCgacctgcctgtgtgtgtgtgtgtttgtagtatGTGCTGTGCAGGGGCGAAAACTCTGTTGATGTCAGGCTCATAAGTTGTCTTTGGCTTTTGACgattttcacaaaaaaaaatgcatacattttTGCAAAGGAGTGCTTCACTTGAAGGGTTTTTGCACTGATTTTAAGTCCCAATGGAACCAAGGTCCTCGAGCAACATTTGACATCTCAGCTTCCGGTAACAGTCCGTGAAGACAGAATTGGGGACAAATGAGCTGCTTAATAAGCACCAGTGTTCCTCTCAgtaagtaaaaaatacaaccctgtctcccacaaaatgacgttcacatacaactaaactgcataaccaaaacacattttgagggaaatgtattttctcccggattacagtcgcagttttaaacagttttaaacacatttaaccacgtgtttaaaactgttgtaAATGGTAACAAAACACAAACGCAACAaagctactgggttaggtttagtcaaaaaacgtcatggtttgacttaaaattactacgacatcaaaacaaaacaaaaccaaaatgcaacaaaactacttagttatgtttaggcaacaaaactacttggttaggtttagtactaaaacatcatggtttggcttaaaattacttaaaaaacaaagaaaacgcAACAAAATCACTACATTTCACACGAGACACGGCGGTCTCCAGGgggaaagtccagtgtttgttggacccatccacctcccatcCTGCCCGCCAGTAGTGAATTTTCTCGTTCGTTATACCTGTTATTattcaataacatttttattcaacGTATTTTCATTCACGGTTtctcgatatactacgtcacctgctctacGCGTCGCTTGTTGTACGTCACTCGCTGCAGACTTACAAAGGTATATGTGATAcgtaaagtaaaagaaaaacgtAATCCGCCACAAAATACGTTACTTTCCAAACGTAATTAAGAATGCAATTTAGTGCTGTAAATTGTATTTCTAAAATCCATTTTACGCCCAGATTTGTGTAGATTTtgtgaaaatattaatattataaatttGAAACACAGATACATTCCTATATAACCAAATAAAAgttgaaaataatgttttatcgTCCCTCACCTGGGCTCTTGGACGCCATCTTCTCCGACTCTTTGGACGTTCTGAAGAGGACCGGCTCACTAGGGGGGCTGCTGCCTCCCATGCTGATGCTCTGAACGTGAACGATGTATTCCGTGTCCTCGTCCAGATCCCACAATGCACAGGAGCGCGTGGTGGTGTTCACTTCCTGGATGAACCTCAGCATGCGGACATCCTTTTTCTGCAGAAGAGCGAGGAATAGAAGGGCAGAGGTAGAGGAATCAGGGTCAGGAGACTCGATGTAATgtgatactttattgatccctgcaGGGAAGTTCTTTGGCACCACCTCAGCAGAGAAGTCACAGATCAGGGTTAAACCACAGATTACAGCGGGTTTTGATTCTAAATGTTTCTGATGTTTTTCCAAAGTGCCAGTAACCAAATTCTGCTTGTAATTTCTTTGACATGAACAGATAATATTGGCACAAAGCAATATCTGCAATCAAAACTCTGCATCACTTTAAATAGAGTCACCAATTCAGCTTCACCCTGCTCATTTGAGGCAATATAAAAGAGCTTTCTACTTGTTAGCAACAGTTCCTTGGATGCATGGTCTATCAAATGCAGATTTCTGGTGGCAGAGTCCGATTTTCCTGCTGACGATCCCTCTTGAGAAAATTCAACAAGCTGCCCTCGGGTTAGGGCCGATACGGTGCAAATGCAAACACGTCTCTCTTGGTTAACAgttaaaagctaaaataaaacCTGCAGGGTTTTGTCCTGCGATGTAATTAAGCTTTAAGAAACCGAGTGCTACTCTGGCCATGTACGCTCTGATTGAAACGTACGTGATTATCCAGCTA contains:
- the fndc5b gene encoding fibronectin type III domain-containing protein 5; its protein translation is MAEPGLSPGGQGLLLLLLLLLGFLSVSSVTADTLLSAPLNVTIREIEVNSAMVTWEILEGDPVIGFAITQQKKDVRMLRFIQEVNTTTRSCALWDLDEDTEYIVHVQSISMGGSSPPSEPVLFRTSKESEKMASKSPDEVTMEEVGQAAQLRAGELIIIVVVLIMWAGVIVLFCRQYDIIKDNEPNNNKDKAKNSSECSTPEHPQGGLLRSNV